Proteins encoded together in one Prunus dulcis chromosome 3, ALMONDv2, whole genome shotgun sequence window:
- the LOC117622154 gene encoding LOW QUALITY PROTEIN: NADP-dependent malic enzyme (The sequence of the model RefSeq protein was modified relative to this genomic sequence to represent the inferred CDS: deleted 1 base in 1 codon), which translates to MMSLNRSCFLGNPAIAGSSSPFSHSQKRRSASLKVVALVPKARTGERNGSVVMESTLQEVKDESSVVELKSTVHGGVQDVYGEDTATEDQFVTPWSVSVASGYTLIRDPHHNKGLAFTEKERDAHYLRGLLPPVVISQELQVKKMINCIRQYLVPLQKYIAMMDLQGRNEKLFYKLLIDHVEELLPVVYTPTVGEACQKYGSIFSHPHGLFISLKDKGKILEVLRNWPEKNIQVIVVTDGERILGLGDLGCHGMGIPVGKLALYTALGGVRPSACLPVTIDVGTNNQKLLDDEFYIGLRQKRATGQEYAELLQEFMTAVKQNYGEKILVQFEDFANHNAFDLLSKYGTTHLVFNDDIQGTASVVLAGLVAALKLVGGSLADHRFLFLGAGEAGTGIAELIALEVSKQTNIPVEETRKNIWLVDSKGLIVSSRKESLQHFKKPWAHEHEPVKELVDAVNAIKPTVLIGTSGAGRTFTKEVVKSMASLNERPIILALSNPTSQSECTAEEAYTWTQGRAIYCSGSPFPPVEYEGKVYTPGQANNAYIFPGFGLGLIMXGTIRVHDDMLLAASEALASQVSQEDYDKGLIYPPFTNIRKISAHIAAKVAAKSYELGLATRLPEPKDLEKYAESCMYSPSYRSFR; encoded by the exons ATGATGTCGTTGAATAGAAGCTGTTTTCTG GGCAACCCGGCCATCGCTGGGTCTTCTAGCCCGTTCTCTCATAGCCAGAAGAGGCGCTCAGCTTCGCTGAAAGTGGTGGCTTTGGTCCCAAAAGCCCGGACTGGTGAACGAAACGGCAGCGTAGTGATGGAGAGCACATTGCAGGAAGTGAAGGACGAATCCTCGGTTGTTGAGCTGAAATCCACCGTCCATGGTGGGGTCCAAGACGTGTATGGTGAGGATACTGCCACCGAGGACCAATTTGTCACACCCTGGAGTGTCTCTGTTGCTAG TGGATATACGTTGATACGGGATCCACACCACAACAAAGGTCTTGCcttcacagagaaagagagagatgctCATTACTTGCGTGGTCTTCTCCCCCCTGTTGTTATTTCTCAAGAACTTCAG gtgaagaaaatgataaattGTATCCGCCAGTATCTAGTTCCTCTGCAGAAGTATATAGCCATGATGGATCTTCAG GGGAGAAATGAAAAGCTATTCTACAAGCTTCTTATTGACCATGTCGAGGAATTACTCCCAGTTGTATATACTCCTACTGTCGGTGAAGCTTGCCAGAAATATGGAAGCATATTTTCGCATCCACACGGTCTTTTCATAAGTTTGAAAGACAA GGGCAAGATTCTTGAAGTGTTGAGGAACTGGCCTGAGAAGAATATTCAAGTCATTGTTGTCACTGATGGAGAGAGGATCCTTGGGCTGGGGGATCTTGGCTGTCAT GGGATGGGTATACCTGTGGGTAAACTTGCTCTATATACGGCACTTGGAGGAGTTCGTCCTTCTGCT TGCTTGCCTGTAACCATTGATGTTGGTACAAACAATCAGAAGCTATTGGACGATGAGTTCTACATTGGACTCAGGCAAAAGAGGGCTACTGGACAG GAATATGCAGAACTTCTACAGGAATTCATGACTGCAGTCAAGCAGAATTATGGGGAGAAAATTCTCGTTCAG TTTGAAGACTTTGCGAACCACAATGCTTTTGATCTGCTGTCAAAGTATGGTACAACTCATCTTGTTTTTAATGATGACATTCAG GGGACAGCATCTGTGGTTCTTGCAGGACTTGTTGCAGCTTTGAAGTTAGTTGGGGGATCATTAGCTGACCACAGATTTTTATTCCTTGGTGCTGGAGAG GCCGGCACTGGCATAGCAGAACTGATAGCCCTTGAAGTTTCCAAACAG ACAAATATCCCAGTGGAAGAGACCCGGAAGAACATTTGGCTTGTGGACTCAAAG GGATTGATTGTCAGTTCTAGGAAGGAATCACTCcaacattttaaaaaaccgTGGGCTCATGAACATGAACCAGTCAAGGAACTTGTAGATGCTGTTAAT GCAATCAAACCTACAGTGTTAATTGGAACGTCAGGAGCAGGAAGAACATTCACCAAAGAAGTGGTTAAGTCTATGGCCTCCCTCAATGAG AGACCTATTATCCTTGCTCTTTCCAACCCAACATCACAATCTGAATGTACTGCGGAAGAAGCATACACATGGACTCAG GGTCGTGCTATTTATTGTAGTGGAAGCCCATTCCCGCCTGTTGAATATGAGGGGAAGGTTTACACTCCTGGCCAG GCAAACAATGCATACATCTTCCCTGGATTTGGTCTGGGTTTAATCATG NCTGGTACTATCCGTGTTCACGACGACATGCTTCTGGCAGCCT CGGAAGCTTTGGCTTCACAGGTATCCCAGGAAGACTATGACAAGGGACTCATATACCCTCCATTTACAAACATTAGAAAGATTTCGGCACATATTGCTGCTAAAGTAGCTGCTAAATCATATGAACTTG GTTTGGCTACTCGCCTCCCTGAACCGAAGGATCTGGAGAAGTATGCTGAAAGCTGTATGTACAGCCCTTCCTATAGAAGTTTCCGgtga
- the LOC117620533 gene encoding uncharacterized protein LOC117620533, which produces MDIHDLPELVLVEILCRVPCGKFIFQCKCVCKRWLTLISAPYFIDRFLRLQSHRKTPTVRTLISRNAEELFNRVSLSEMLTPMLKRLETFDHLETEPVVVGAYNDLILCCDSLFDQHNYYICNPYTMQWVALPPTPTRCYDIVRVGLICDSPYYEEDDPNGHVIQLNAKFRCKVVRILPPDRQFVFDHDEYCFNFNVEIFSFETGKWSELVVSSPRGISYDYLDAMAFSYNGVLYWSGHDYGYFLVLGLDPFNDNSSTSTSSGCSNGGDIIDHKCRFVVFAMPVADHFVVECLGVCGGLLRMCDFDSDTKTLFVWDLKRQDHDYMVKGAGELCLSKHNVYSFDQDMYPDDARVVERLSFDPNNEDIFYLYVDADVIMCNIRTRKWSKIVEKRKLNNFYFFPFVLPWWPTPVPSLPQHAHQLAHGGETSS; this is translated from the coding sequence ATGGATATTCATGATCTCCCTGAGCTTGTGTTGGTTGAAATACTTTGTCGAGTTCCTTGCGGtaaattcatttttcaatgCAAGTGTGTGTGCAAGCGTTGGCTCACTCTCATCTCTGCTCCTTATTTTATTGACCGCTTTTTGCGTCTCCAAAGTCATAGGAAAACACCTACTGTACGCACTTTGATAAGCCGCAATGCAGAGGAATTATTTAACAGAGTTTCTTTGTCCGAAATGTTAACTCCTATGttgaaaagactcgagactttCGACCATTTGGAAACAGAGCCAGTTGTGGTAGGGGCTTACAATGACTTGATTTTATGCTGTGATAGCTTGTTTGATCAACACAATTACTACATATGCAATCCATACACCATGCAATGGGTTGCTCTTCCTCCCACCCCTACTCGATGCTATGACATTGTACGAGTGGGATTGATCTGTGATAGTCCTTACTATGAGGAAGACGATCCAAATGGACATGTCATCCAGCTTAATGCCAAGTTTAGGTGCAAGGTTGTGAGAATTCTTCCTCCTGATCGTCAATTTGTATTTGATCATGATGAGTACTGCTTCAATTTTAATGTGGAGATCTTCTCTTTTGAGACTGGCAAATGGAGCGAGTTAGTTGTATCATCCCCACGAGGAATTTCTTATGATTATCTCGATGCTATGGCCTTTTCTTACAATGGAGTGTTGTATTGGTCGGGTCATGATTATGGCTATTTTCTGGTTCTTGGGTTGGATCCGTTCAATGACAATAGCAGTACTAGCACTAGTAGTGGTTGTAGCAATGGAGGTGATATTATTGATCATAAATGTCGTTTCGTGGTATTTGCTATGCCTGTAGCCGACCATTTTGTAGTTGAGTGCCTAGGTGTGTGTGGAGGGTTGTTGCGGATGTGTGACTTTGACTCAGATACAAAAACTCTGTTTGTTTGGGATTTGAAACGACAAGATCATGATTATATGGTCAAGGGAGCTGGCGAATTGTGTTTGAGTAAACACAATGTTTATTCCTTCGACCAAGATATGTATCCGGATGATGCACGAGTCGTTGAGAGGCTATCTTTTGACCCAAATAATGAGGATATTTTTTATCTATATGTGGATGCAGATGTTATAATGTGCAACATTCGTACAAGAAAGTGGTCAAAGATAGTTGAGAAGAGGAAActcaataatttttatttcttcccATTCGTACTCCCATGGTGGCCAACACCAGTTCCTAGCCTACCACAACATGCCCACCAGCTAGCCCATGGTGGAGAAACTAGCAGCTAG
- the LOC117621217 gene encoding ABC transporter G family member 29-like gives MEGIEKAKGSSTEIYHSLSRRRSRSRSRGVSMEDVFLSTTPSRRNIRIDEDEEALIWAAIEKLPTYNRLRTSIIKSFVETDDDDAQGNKTNKVIHKEVDVLKLNITDRQTFIDTTFKVAEEDNERFLKMIRSRIDKVGIKLPTVEVRFEHLTVEANCHIGTRAIPTLPNVTRNIAESTLGLIGIKVAKRTNLTILKDASGIIKPSRMTLLLGPPSSGKTTLLLALAGKLDPSLKVSGEITYNGYRLNEFVPQKTSAYISQNDVHMGELTVKETLDFSARCQGVGTRYELLSELARREKEAGIFPEPEVDLFMKATSMGGVESSLITDYTLRMLGLDVCKDTLVGDQMKRGISGGQRKRVTTGEMIVGPTKTLFMDEISTGLDSSTTHQIVKCLQQIVHITEATILMSLLQPAPETFDLFDDIILLSEGKIIYQGPREHVLEFFESCGFRCPERKGTADFLQEVTSRKDQEQYWGDRSKPYQYISVTEFANRFKRFRVGMCLETELSIPFNKAQGHGAALVVKRYSLPRMELLKACFDKEWLLIKRNSFVYIFKQVQSIIAAFVVSTLFLRTQMHTRNEDDGALYIGALLFSIIHNMFSGYAELTLVIERLPVFYKHRDLLFHPAWAFTLPSVLLRIPITLFESTVWVGITYYTIGFAPEASRFFQQLLLVFLLQQMATGMFWLIAGVCRTMIIANTGGSLILLFVFMLGGFIIPRGEIPKWWRWGYWVSPMTYCFNAITVKEMFAPRWMNKMASDNVTTLGVAVLEIFDVFPDKNWFWIGSAAVLGFAVLFNILYTLTLTYLNPLGKPQAIIYEEVAEEIEADQSKEEPRLRRPKSKKDSFSQSLTSSDGNNLREMEIQRMSSRSNANGLSRNADSTLEVPNGVAPKRGMVLPFTPLAMSFDSVNYFVDMPPEMKEEGVKEDRLQLLCEVTGAFRPGVLTALMGVSGAGKTTLMDVLAGRKTGGYIEGDIRISGFPKKQETFARISGYCEQNDIHSPQVTVKESLIYSAFLRLPKEVSKEEKMTFLEEVMELVELDNLKDALVGIPGITGLSTEQRKRLTIAVELVANPSIIFMDEPTSGLDARAAAIVMRAVRNTVDTGRTVVCTIHQPSIDIFEAFDELLLMKRGGQVIYSGPLGRNSHKIIKYFEAVPGVPKIKERYNPATWMLEVSSVVTEFRLGIDFAQHFKSSSLHQRNKALIKELSTPPPGAKDLYFRTQYSQSTWEQFKSCLWKQWWTYWRSPDYNLVRFFFTLVAALLLGSMFWKIGTKRESIADLTMIIGAMTSAVLFIGVNNCSTVQPMVAIERTVFYRERAAGMYSVLPYALAQVIVEIPYVFVQTAYYVLIVYAMVGFQWTAAKFFWFFFVSFFTFLYFTYYGMMTVSITPNHQVAAMVASTFYSFFNLFSGFFIPRPKIPKWWIWYYWICPVSWTVYGLIVSQYGDMEDTIKAPGISPDPSVKWYVENHFGYDPNFMGSVAAVLVGFTVFFAFMFAFSIRALNFQIR, from the exons atggaaggaatAGAGAAAGCCAAAGGGTCTTCAACAGAAATCTACCATAGCTtgagcagaagaagaagcagaagcagaagcaggGGGGTGAGCATGGAGGATGTGTTTCTAAGCACCACGCCCTCTCGACGAAACATTCGAATAGATGAAGACGAAGAAGCTCTGATATGGGCAGCCATTGAGAAATTGCCAACATATAATCGGTTAAGAACAAGCATCATCAAGTCCTTCGTCGAAAccgatgatgatgatgctcAAGGAAATAAGACCAACAAAGTCATACATAAGGAAGTGGACGTTCTGAAGCTCAACATAACCGACCGTCAAACATTTATTGACACTACTTTCAAGGTTGCAGAAGAAGATAATGAGAGGTTCTTGAAAATGATCAGAAGTAGAATTGATAA GGTTGGGATCAAACTTCCCACAGTGGAAGTTAGGTTTGAGCATTTGACGGTGGAAGCCAATTGCCATATTGGCACCAGAGCTATTCCCACCCTCCCAAATGTGACTCGGAACATCGCAGAATCAACTCTTGGTTTAATAGGGATCAAAGTGGCTAAGAGAACAAATCTAACAATTCTCAAGGATGCCTCTGGCATTATCAAACCATCAAG GATGACCCTTCTATTAGGCCCCCCGTCTTCAGGGAAAACAACCCTTTTGCTGGCATTAGCTGGGAAGTTGGACCCAAGCTTGAAG GTTAGTGGAGAAATCACTTACAATGGATATAGGCTGAATGAATTTGTGCCACAGAAGACATCTGCATATATTAGCCAAAATGATGTTCATATGGGAGAATTGACAGTCAAAGAAACCCTAGACTTTTCGGCAAGGTGCCAAGGGGTTGGGACGCGATATG AACTTCTTTCTGAGCTTGCTAGAAGAGAAAAGGAGGCTGGAATATTTCCAGAGCCAGAAGTAGACCTTTTCATGAAG gctACTTCAATGGGAGGAGTTGAGAGCAGTCTCATTACTGACTATACTCTCAGA ATGTTGGGGCTTGATGTGTGCAAGGATACCCTTGTAGGAGATCAGATGAAAAGAGGGATATCTGGTGGGCAAAGAAAACGAGTTACCACAG GTGAGATGATTGTCGGGCCTACAAAAACATTGTTCATGGATGAGATATCAACGGGTCTTGATAGCTCCACGACACATCAAATAGTTAAGTGCTTGCAGCAAATCGTACACATTACCGAGGCCACAATCTTGATGTCCCTACTCCAACCTGCTCCTGAGACGTTTGATCTCTTTGATGATATCATCCTCTTATCAGAGGGCAAGATCATCTACCAGGGGCCACGTGAGCACGTATTGGAGTTCTTTGAGAGCTGTGGATTTCGATGCCCCGAGAGAAAAGGAACTGCTGATTTCCTGCAAGAG GTTACCTCAAGGAAAGACCAAGAGCAATATTGGGGGGACAGAAGCAAGCCATACCAATACATATCCGTCACTGAATTCGCAAACCGATTCAAGAGATTCCGTGTCGGCATGTGTCTCGAGACTGAGCTCTCAATCCCTTTCAATAAGGCCCAAGGCCATGGAGCAGCCCTTGTGGTCAAAAGATATTCATTACCAAGAATGGAACTTCTGAAGGCCTGTTTTGACAAGGAATGGCTACTTATAAAGAGGAACTCTTTTGTTTACATTTTCAAGCAGGTCCAAAGTATTATAGCAGCATTTGTAGTCTCGACCCTATTCTTGAGGACGCAAATGCACACTAGAAATGAAGATGATGGTGCACTATATATTGGTGcacttttgttttccataATCCATAACATGTTCAGTGGTTATGCTGAGCTCACATTGGTCATTGAAAGACTCCCTGTATTTTACAAGCATAGAGACCTTCTTTTCCACCCTGCTTGGGCTTTCACTCTCCCATCTGTCCTACTCCGGATTCCTATAACCCTTTTTGAATCCACTGTTTGGGTGGGCATTACATATTACACCATCGGATTTGCACCTGAAGCCAGCAG GTTTTTCCAGCAACTATTGCTGGTATTTCTGCTGCAACAAATGGCTACAGGGATGTTTTGGCTTATTGCTGGAGTCTGCAGGACCATGATCATCGCCAACACCGGCGGGTCTCTCATTCTGCtctttgttttcatgcttgggGGTTTCATAATTCCTCGAG GTGAAATTCCGAAGTGGTGGCGGTGGGGCTACTGGGTTTCACCTATGACATATTGTTTCAATGCTATTACGGTAAAAGAAATGTTTGCTCCGAGGTGGATGAACAAAATG GCTTCAGATAATGTTACCACATTGGGTGTAGCAGTGCTTGAGATATTTGATGTTTTCCCAGACAAAAACTGGTTTTGGATTGGCTCTGCAGCTGTTCTGGGGTTTGCAGTTCTGTTCAACATCCTTTACACACTCACACTTACGTACCTAAATC CTCTTGGAAAGCCACAAGCCATAATATATGAAGAAGTAGCAGAGGAAATAGAAGCAGACCAATCAAAGGAAGAACCAAGACTTAGAAGACCCAAATCAAAGAAAGATTCATTTTCTCAATCATTAACTTCTTCTGATGGAAACAATTTaa GAGAAATGGAAATACAGCGGATGAGCAGTCGATCTAATGCCAATGGACTAAGTAGAAATGCTGATTCAACTCTTGAAGTACCCAATGGTGTTGCCCCCAAGAGAGGAATGGTTCTTCCTTTCACTCCCCTTGCAATGTCCTTTGATAgtgtaaattattttgtggacatGCCCCCG GAAATGAAGGAAGAAGGAGTGAAAGAGGACAGGCTTCAGCTACTTTGTGAAGTAACTGGTGCATTTAGGCCCGGGGTCTTGACAGCTCTAATGGGAGTCAGCGGGGCTGGGAAGACAACTTTGATGGATGTCTTAGCAGGAAGAAAGACAGGTGGCTACATTGAAGGCGATATTAGAATTTCTGGCTTTCCtaagaaacaagaaactttTGCAAGAATTTCTGGTTACTGTGAACAAAATGATATCCATTCACCGCAAGTCACTGTCAAAGAATCTTTGATTTACTCAGCTTTCCTTAGGCTACCTAAAGAAGTCAGCAAAGAGGAAAAGATG ACTTTTTTAGAAGAAGTGATGGAATTGGTCGAGCTAGACAATCTAAAGGATGCTTTAGTGGGGATTCCAGGAATTACAGGGTTGTCAACTGAACAAAGAAAGAGGTTAACAATTGCAGTTGAGCTTGTTGCCAATCCCTCAATCATTTTCATGGATGAACCAACATCAGGTCTTGATGCAAGAGCAGCTGCCATTGTTATGAGGGCTGTTAGAAATACTGTGGACACCGGGAGAACAGTTGTCTGCACAATTCATCAGCCTAGCATAGATATCTTCGAGGCCTTTGATGAGCTGCTACTCATGAAGAGAGGAGGACAAGTGATCTACTCAGGACCATTGGGCCGCAATTCTCACAAGATCATCAAATATTTTGAG GCAGTTCCTGGGGTGCCAAAAATTAAAGAGAGGTATAATCCAGCCACATGGATGCTAGAGGTGAGCTCAGTAGTGACTGAATTCCGACTTGGAATTGACTTTGCACAACACTTCAAATCATCTTCCTTGCATCA GAGAAACAAAGCTTTAATAAAGGAGTTAAGCACACCACCACCAGGAGCAAAAGACCTCTATTTTCGTACTCAATATTCTCAGTCAACATGGGAGCAATTCAAATCTTGCCTGTGGAAGCAGTGGTGGACTTATTGGAGAAGTCCTGATTACAACCTTGTTAGGTTCTTTTTTACCTTGGTCGCTGCCCTCCTGCTTGGATCTATGTTCTGGAAGATTGGCACTAAAAG GGAAAGCATAGCTGATCTCACCATGATTATCGGGGCAATGACTTCTGCTGTGCTTTTTATTGGAGTTAATAACTGCTCAACAGTGCAGCCAATGGTCGCAATTGAAAGAACGGTGTTCTATCGAGAAAGAGCCGCTGGGATGTACTCTGTATTACCTTACGCACTGGCACAG GTCATTGTTGAAATACCGTATGTGTTTGTTCAAACCGCATATTATGTGCTGATAGTCTATGCTATGGTGGGCTTTCAATGGACAGCAGCAAAATTCTTCTGGTTCTTCTTTGTCAGCTTCTTCACATTCCTTTACTTCACATACTACGGAATGATGACCGTCTCCATCACACCAAACCACCAAGTAGCAGCCATGGTGGCATCAACTTTTTACTCATTCTTCAACCTCTTCTCGGGTTTCTTCATACCGAGACCC aaaatacCCAAATGGTGGATTTGGTACTACTGGATATGCCCGGTTTCATGGACTGTGTATGGGTTGATTGTGTCGCAGTATGGTGATATGGAGGACACCATTAAAGCACCTGGGATTTCACCTGACCCCTCTGTGAAATGGTATGTAGAAAACCATTTTGGATATGATCCAAATTTCATGGGATCTGTGGCAGCGGTTCTTGTTGGCTTCACGGTTTTCTTTGCCTTCATGTTTGCTTTCTCCATAAGGGCCCTCAACTTCCAAATTAGATAG